From the Quercus lobata isolate SW786 chromosome 6, ValleyOak3.0 Primary Assembly, whole genome shotgun sequence genome, one window contains:
- the LOC115994215 gene encoding 2-hydroxyisoflavanone dehydratase-like codes for MASNDKEVAIEFLPLLRVYKEGSVERLIVSPIVPPSFEDPETGVSSKDITISENPTISARLYLPKLTQPNRKLPILVYIHGGAFVIGSAFSSDHQQYLNSLVSQGHVAAVSVAYRLPPEHSLPVAFEDSWAAIQWVVSLSLDNYVDKEPWLANHGDFKRVFVGGDSAGANIAYNMTTRAGIEGLHGGVKILGTFLTHPFFWGSKPIGSERRVENKKSFLCKLCEYIYPEAPDGIDNPKMNPLGPRAPSLAKLGCDRLLVTVAEKDQLIDRGVWFYNAVKESGWEGEVELVEVEEEDHAFHFMHFGSENAKNLIKCLASFLLK; via the coding sequence ATGGCTTCCAATGACAAGGAGGTGGCTATTGAGTTTCTTCCGCTCCTCCGAGTCTACAAGGAAGGTTCAGTTGAGCGATTAATAGTCTCACCAATTGTGCCACCCTCATTTGAGGACCCAGAAACGGGTGTGTCTTCAAAAGACATCACTATTTCTGAAAACCCCACCATTTCAGCTAGGCTTTACCTCCCAAAACTTACTCAACCCAATCGAAAATTGCCCATCTTGGTCTACATCCATGGTGGAGCTTTTGTTATAGGATCCGCCTTCTCCTCTGACCACCAACAGTACCTCAATAGTTTGGTCTCTCAAGGTCATGTTGCTGCTGTATCAGTTGCGTATAGGCTACCTCCTGAGCACTCTCTTCCCGTTGCTTTTGAAGATTCCTGGGCTGCAATTCAATGGGTTGTATCACTCTCTCTGGATAACTATGTTGATAAAGAGCCATGGCTGGCAAATCATGGTGACTTTAAAAGAGTTTTTGTTGGTGGTGACAGTGCAGGAGCTAATATTGCCTATAATATGACCACGCGAGCTGGGATTGAGGGCTTGCACGGTGGTGTTAAGATTTTAGGCACTTTTCTTACCCACCCTTTCTTCTGGGGTTCAAAGCCAATAGGTTCAGAGCGTAGGGTAGAAAATAAGAAGTCTTTCCTCTGTAAGCTTTGTGAGTATATATATCCAGAAGCACCTGATGGCATTGATAACCCAAAGATGAATCCGTTGGGTCCAAGAGCACCAAGCTTGGCTAAACTTGGGTGTGATCGGTTGCTTGTGACTGTTGCAGAAAAAGATCAGCTGATAGATAGGGGTGTTTGGTTCTATAATGCAGTGAAGGAAAGCGGGTGGGAAGGAGAAGTGGAATTGGTTGAAGTGGAGGAAGAGGATCATGCCTTCCATTTTATGCATTTTGGGAGTGAGAACGCTAAGAATTTGATCAAATGCTTGGCTTCTTTTCTTCTCAAGTAA
- the LOC115994047 gene encoding 2-hydroxyisoflavanone dehydratase-like, with protein MTSTTKEVDLEILPFIRVYKDGSVERLEGSPFVPPTPDQDPETGVSSKDITISENPSVSARLYLPKLTDHTQNQKLPILVYFHGGAFCIESAFGSIYHRYLNNLVSQVHVLAISVEYRLAPEHLLPAAYEDSWAALQWVASQSAGNDKEPWLINNGDFGRIFIGGDSAGGNIVHNMAMRAGVESLPCGVKILGVYLVHPHFFSSQAYGSESKEGHEKSLLYAVWDLVYPSATSGVDNPMVNPEGPGAPSLTGIGCDRMLVCVAGKDKMIKERGVWYFEIMRKSGWKGEIELFEVEEEGHIFHIFNIESENAKAMVKRLASFIFK; from the coding sequence ATGACTTCCACCACCAAAGAAGTAGACTTAGAGATTCTTCCTTTCATCCGGGTCTACAAGGACGGTTCAGTGGAACGCCTCGAAGGCTCACCATTTGTTCCACCAACACCTGATCAAGACCCAGAAACTGGGGTCTCATCCAAAGACATAACCATTTCAGAGAACCCTTCTGTTTCAGCTCGCCTTTACCTCCCAAAACTTACTGATCACACCCAAAACCAAAAGCTCCCCATCTTAGTCTACTTCCATGGTGGTGCCTTTTGCATAGAGTCCGCCTTTGGAAGCATCTACCACCGCTACCTCAACAACTTAGTCTCCCAAGTCCATGTTCTTGCTATCTCGGTCGAGTACAGACTTGCACCAGAACACCTTCTTCCAGCTGCTTATGAAGACAGCTGGGCTGCACTTCAATGGGTTGCCTCTCAATCAGCTGGTAACGATAAAGAGCCATGGTTAATCAATAACGGTGACTTTGGAAGAATATTTATAGGAGGTGACAGTGCTGGTGGCAATATAGTGCATAACATGGCCATGAGAGCTGGTGTTGAAAGCTTGCCTTGTGGTGTTAAAATTTTAGGTGTTTATCTTGTCCACCcacatttttttagttctcaGGCATATGGGTCAGAGTCCAAGGAAGGGCACGAGAAGAGCTTGCTGTATGCAGTTTGGGACTTAGTGTATCCCTCAGCAACTAGTGGTGTTGACAATCCAATGGTCAATCCTGAAGGGCCAGGTGCACCGAGCTTGACTGGGATTGGGTGTGATCGGATGCTTGTGTGTGTGGCAGGGAAGGATAAGATGATAAAGGAAAGAGGTGTTTGGTATTTTGAAATAATGAGGAAGAGCGGGTGGAAAGGCGAAATAGAATTGTTTGAAGTGGAGGAAGAAGGTCATATTTTCCATATCTTCAATATTGAGAGTGAGAATGCTAAGGCTATGGTCAAACGCTTGGCTTCTTTTAtcttcaagtaa